The following DNA comes from Methanosarcina vacuolata Z-761.
TTCGTCCCCCGTGTCCTGAAGCTTTGTCAACTTTTTCCAGGGAGAGTAGATTCTTGAAAAACTGTGAATCCAGCATCCAGGGCAGATCGAGAGCGTTTCCTTTTTTCCGGACGCTGTCCATAATCTGCATGTCAATTGGATTTTTTACAAACCCAATTACAGGCTGCCTATTTTTCAGGAAATGATCCATAATATCGATGTAATTCTGGAGGATTTTTCGGGCGTCGGTGTTCTGCCGGACCCTTACGTCCTCGTCGTCCAGCACCATCCAGTACATTAGCTGTTTTGGATAAATCGGCCCGTCCATTATGAAAAAGCTCTCGGGCTTTATCCTGTCTTTCATGAAAAGAATATGTTCGGATTCTGCCAGGTACATGGCAAAACTGTGCACCATGTCAGAAGCTTTTCTTTTTAACTCATCAGGCGCGATTGTAACCAGTTTTGCCCTTCCAAACCCTTCATCGAAGGTTTCCCAGATTGCGCTACCCTGCATGGATACCCTCTGGGAAGAAGAATAAGCGGCGCATACGATTGTTCGGAATCTCTGAATATCAAGATTAGTAGGCGTTGAAGCCAGACCACAGTGGCAGAAATCTACAAAAAGCCCGCTGTCATAAGTCCTTGGGTTGGTACTTCCGCTGTCGCAGGCATAAGTAAGAGGATACGGGTCTTCACCCTGTGCCATCAGTTGAGTCCTTACAATTCCCCGAAAGAGCCTGTCTATAGCTTTAAGAATGACCTTCCCATCGAGACTCAGCTCCTCAAGCAGAGAATATATATCCGAAGCTGTTTTTACCTCCTCAGACTCAAACGAGCAGTCAATCTTTTTTGCAAGCTCCGAGATTTTATGCATATGCACGGGCTCAAGGGTCATGGATAAAAGATACTTTGAGGAGTCATATATATTTATTGAATGGAAAGGGGAAAAGAAGATTCTTTATTGGAAAATGAGTGATGGAATATACAACTTTTTTCCATGAGAATCTTCTCAAGTGATAGAGAAAGTTTAAGAAAGTCTAATCAATGTTTCCATTTAATTAATAAAAAATGTGTATATGGGACACAATGCCAAAGTCCAGTGATAACCATAAAATCAAAAATCACTAGATTTGAAAATGGTCACAATCCTTGAACGTTATCTATTGATTGATTCTGGAAGATCTTGAATATTTAGTTTGATTGAAGTCTGAATTCTTCCTGGAAATTAAGGATTTTAATCAAAAAATGCAAAAAGCACTAGATTTGGGAACTGAGTGGGATATAGTATTACTTTATTACAAAAAGTATGAGGTGGTCTTGTGACCGGTCTGGAAAATCCGTACTTAAGTGTCACTGTTGCTATTTCAGGCATCATCATTAGTATCATTGCTCTACATTACAATCGTAAACAAACTTTTGCTGCAGAAAAAAGCATAAATATCGCTCAGGAAGGCCTGAAAAATGGGCTTATTGAGCAGCTTCGTGGAGCTGTTGATCAGTTGGGAAATGAAAAATTAGAGATTCGCTTAGGTGGAATATATGCACTTGAGAGAATCTCAAATGAATCTGAAAAAGACTACTGGCCAATCATGGAAATATTAACTGCTTACGTCAGAGAAAATTCAAGTGCTGAAATAAGCGAAGTTCCAGAGGTAAGAAAGATTTCACCAGATATTCAAGCAATTCTCACAATCATTGGAAGACGTAAGTACTCCTTTCATAAAGGAGAGGACAAACGTTTAGAACTACAAGGAACTTGTCTTCAAAACGCCGACCTTATAGAGGCTCATCTTGAAGGGATTAACTTTGAAGGAGCTCACCTTGAAGGGACCAACTTTGAAGAAGCTCATCTTGAAGGAGCAAAACTTAAAAAGGCTTATATAGGAGAAGCAAAGTTTAAAAAGGCCCATCTTGAAAAAGCTAATCTAATAGAGGTTTATATGAAAAAAACTAGTCTTGTGGAGGTTCATCTTGAAGGAGCTCACCTTAATGAAGCTCATCTTGTTGAAGAGACTAACCTTATGAATGCTCATCTTGAAGGAGCTTACCTTATGAACGCTCATCTTGAAGGAACTACTCTTGGAAAAGCTCATCTTGAAGGAGCAAGACTTAGTGGAGCTCATCTTGAAGGAGCTTATCTTAATGAAGCTTATCTTGAAGGGGCTAACCTTATTAATGCTCATCTTGAAGGGGCTAATCTTATTAATGCTCATCTTGAAGAAGCTGATCTTTCAGGAACTCATTTAGAAGAAACTTACCTTAATGGAGCTAATCTTGAAAAAGCTTGCCTTATAGAGACTCATCTTGAAGGAGCAAAACTTTACGGAGTTAATCTTGAAGGAGCTTACCTTAATGAAGCAAATCTTAAAGGAGCTGAACTTAATGATGCTCATATTGATGGAGCTGACCTTAGAGGAACTCTGAACTTTACACTAGACCAACTTTCCAAAGTGAAAACACTCTATGGTGCAACATTAAGCGAAGATCTTTGCAGATTACTAGAAGAGAAATACCCAGAGAAATACCAGTCCCTTATTAAAAAATCGTATTAAAGCACATATCTTTCAACATACTAATTTTCATCATTTTTCAAAAATTTAATATATTTCACTTCCTATATTACTAGAAAATAGAATAGGAAATGAAATAACATGGCTACAAAACAGAAACCTGAGGAGAAGAAGCCTGCGGTCATGAGCTTAACATATGTCTTTAGGCCAGACCCTGTAACATCGGAACTTAGGGAACTAACGGCTGATGAATTCCAACAGCTCATTGATAAAGGAATTGATCCGAAGCATACCACTGCTGAAGAAGTTTATACTCTTTGTGGTTGGTGGCCTGCCATAGAAACGATTTATTATGTAAAAGGGCAAGAAAATTTTATCACTGAGTTGTATTTAAACTGGACATCTGCCTACGAGACTGATAAATAAGTTGAACATGCCTGTTATTCGAAGAATTTCATATGCATTTAGTTCTTGAACAGTATTTTTTCCTTCTGGCTTTAAAAAGTTAAATCTAAAAAAATTCCCATTTTCAATGGAATTTCTTAAAATTAGTTTTTCAGATTTGGCGTTTTACCTGGAATTCCCCTTATTCCCCTCCAACGTGCTTCAAATTATGGACCGAGGATTCTGCTGAGCTAGATCCTCCCCGGAAATCATATTTTGTATGACCTTTAACGAAACCGCAGACGAGAACGGCACCAAAATATTTACTAATGTTTCGACTTCAGAGTTCGGAAATTGGGTTGTTCAGAACTACTGTGTATCACTAGTGATTTTCGTCATGAGAAGATCCCGCTCCTTATTGGCTATTCCAACAGTCTGGTAAGCGATTCCGGTGCTATATCGTTTTGCGAAATCTATTGCTGCAGCAGGGTCGCTGGCATATATCTTCATTAATGTCTCTCTAATGGGCTCATATTCCCGGAAAGATTGCTCTTCATAGTCTCGCCACAACTTCTCTACAAGGAATCTATATTCATCATGGTTTACTTCGCAGAGTGAATAGAGCCCCCTGAAAGACCAATATGCTGATAACGGACTGTACTGATTTCCTTCAAGGCTAAAACCGTGAGGGATATCATCCATAACGCTATAGAGAGGGATGTAGGGTGCGCCCATAGGGGTGCTGACAACCTGCCATATCAAACCTTTTAGCTCCTGAGGCATCTTTGGATCAAGAACCATAATATGGCTTTCAGCAGTCCTATCCACCCCAATCGGCCGCTCCGCTATGCCTTCAAGCTCCGTTCCCTTGTAGGTAGCACGTAGCACGTTCATAACGTCACGGACATGGATTTTTTTGTCCGGCTTGAGAAAAAGCGGATACTGGCATTCCCGGGATTTTTGTTTCAATGAAGGAGTAAGGATTTTCTGTGCGAGCCATATGCGGTCGACATTATAAGGATCACCTGGAATGCCAAAAGCTTCGGCAAAGTTAAAGTTATGCCGATCAGGTGCCTCAAGCAGTTTGTGTTCGCAAACAAATTTAAAGAGTTTTTTGGAATGCAGAACATCTTCGTTGTCAAGATCAACAGAATGCACCCTCATGCCATTTGCCACTACGAGGTATGAATCTTCGGGGATTTTAACAGCAATCCAGTGATGACATGATCCTATCTCAAAGTACCATGACTCATCGGGGTCGCCTATTAAAATACCATTAACCTCGCTTGCGCCATACTTTTCGACATATCTGCCAAGAAGCTTTACAGCCTCTTTTGCCGATTCAACCTGCGGTAGAAGAAGGGTTGGTATTACCGATTCAGCAATGCCGCCGGAAGCTAGCAGAGGGTCGGCACCACTTGCGTTATCATTAATGGTAAGGGAGTTTGTCGCGGAAATAGCAACATTGCGTTCGTTAATACCACGCTCTTCAAAGAAAAAACGTCTTCCGATAGCGTACGTTGCCTCTTCATAACCCGCGGCGTCCGGCATTGCGTTATACCGGTACATTTTTTGCGGGACCGGGACTTTCAGTCCGTTCCCCAAAGTCCATACATTATCAGAAACAGCGGCGTTGTCGTCTTGCTTGTTGTAATACTCCGGAAATGGACGAAAGATCATATATTTATTCCAGTTGTTCCGGGTATAGTCTTCGTTTCTGGACAACAAAATTGTCCCGTCGCAGGTCGCTTTTTTGCCTGCCATTAAGCTTGTGCACACACTCTCACCTTCATTAATAAGGCGAGAAGAAGAATCGTGGATTTCTCACGACACCCCTCTCATCCCCAGGGTTTTGTTATTTAACGATAGCCAGTTTTGAATTAACGAAAAGATTGTATGAATTCAGGCCTGGCGGATTGTCCTTCGGCAAATCAAATTCAATATTCACCCCCTTTCGGAAGAAGAGACAATAAGTTGAACCGCCGAAGTGGAATGTTCCGATAGGTTGGCCTTTTGTGACCTTTTGACCTTCATAAACCTGTATGTCACAAGAAGATACCTCTGCCATGCCAATGGGCATAAAGCACATCAGCCCTATTTTTGGATTGTCGGCCTCGATGAAAATAAGCGCCCGCGTTGCGACTTCGCTTATATACCCCTGTGAGTCATTTGGTGCAACCGGGTCATAACCTTCCGTCGGGGTCTCTGAGTAATATGTCCCGTCAATGACCTTTGTTTTAACAATCCTCCCCGATACAGGGCTGTTCCATCGATGGTAGCTTCTGGCACTCAAAAATGCCTGATAGACAGAGCCTCCCACAAACTGTTCGGTTCTCTCGTCACCATCAAACATATGCGCAAGTGAGTATGGTTGCCCTTTGATCCAAAACTTTGTGCGCAGTTGTACTTCCTTATCACCCTGTGCAATTTTATAGGGAGCGGATTCACATGCGTTAACAATGATGGAATCATCACCCTCCCCGGCAGTTGGACGTTTCCCGTCCCGGAATTCCCTGGTGAAAAAATCGTCCCAGCAGGCAAAGCCGTAATGCGGTTTTTCCGGGTCACATTCAAATGTCTCGATAAACTCTAACCTCGCCTTTTCATGCTCATCGGGTCTGAGGAGCGGATTTCCCTGCCTCATCATATTCATCATCGCCACCATGGCCTTGTCGCTAAGCCAATAATACTGCTTTGTTCTGCGTTTTTTCGTCCCTTTGATCGGGTTATTGTCCTCCACTAGAACATAATTTGAGTCCACGGACTTAAGGAACGTCCCCCAATGGTTCAGCACCTTCTTGAACTGGGCGTTGAGTTTATCATTAAGGAACGCCGCAAAACCGCCTTCGGTGCCCATTGCCCAGTCGAGAATCGCGTTAATAGGAAAACCGACGCAGCCGGTGTCGTTATAAGTAGGGGATTTTGTCATTATGGCATTCAGCAGATCTAAAAAATGCTTATAGTCTCTTACCTGTTTTCCATACACGCTATGTTCATACTTCTTCGGCACCTGGGCGAACATCATGGTTACAAGCGCGTAAATTTCAGCGTCTGATTCAATAAGCTCCTGAAGCTCTTGTATGACCGGATGAAACGGCTTTTTTTCAGCGTCTACTTCGTCAATAAGATCGGCCAACCAATCATTCAAAATTTTTTGGTCAGAAGGGAGCCATTCTCCAATCCGGTATTGTGCGGTGTTAGTCTTTTCCATACATTTCTCTCCTCTATTGAATGTTTTAAATTAAAGGTTGGGTCTGGCTTTTCAACCAGTTGTCTACTACCTCTCTTGGAACGCCCATTGTCCTGCAATGCAAAGCATCGGTACCCAGCCATGGGAATTCAGGTTTTCCAGGTATGCCGACAACTTCGTAACCCGGCAGAGCTTTGCGATAGACATTAAGGGCTTCATCATCGAATTTTGTGTATTCGCCACCCGCTATAGGCACATACACATGTTCGTTCAGGATTAGGCTGTTAGTGTAAGCGGCGGTGGTTGACGGGGTGTCGGCTATTGGGACATAAATGTCCTGGCACATTACCCGGAAAACCTCAAATCCCTCTTGTTTAAAGAAATCCGAGATGCCGTCAAAAGCCTCATTGGTTTTCTTGTCCTGAGACTGCGCGATCAGCACTTTATTTGGCGCGAGGAATTTTCCCCAACAATCAATATGACCGATATAGGTGCCAGTCGGATCAGTCAGAACAAGATATTTTTTGGCGCCGAGAAAGCGGTTGCATTGGTCCATGATATATTCCATACGCTTTTCGACGGTAGTCGCATCGGGATTCGTAACCTGCTCTTCCGAGTCTACGGGGAGTTCGTTTTGTGTGGCGACGAGATAAGACGAAGCGATAATACCATCCCCCGTGACCATATAATTTCCACCAACGTTAAGGAGTCCGGTGAAATACCAGTCATGTGTCTGGATGGGGGGAAGTTTTTTGCCGTTCCAGCCCGCATTATTCCATTTTCGGATGGGAGCGTTCAGCCAATCGGAAAACTTTGTCGCTCCGGCATCATCGTTCGGCCTGAATATCCCGGAACCTTCCCGCGGGTCAACCTCTTCCGCTCCTTCTATCATACCTACAGAGCCACCGCCAAGGGAGGTGTAGATATGTTTTGCAATGGCGAAACATCCGGTTTTTTTGTTTTTAATCCACCAGGGGCCATAGTCCCTTGTCCAGTAGGTGTCGGTGTCCCATGGAACGAGATGTACCAGATTGGGATCAAATGCGATCTTTAACGACTTTGCAGTTTCCTCAAGACTTTTAATAATTAAAGGCAACTGGGTCTCATCGTCGCACATGACAAAAATTCTAACAGGAGCTCCTTTTGAATCCAACTGCTGCATACGGATAATAAGCTCGTTGGGAACACCAAAAGAGCGCGGTCCCGACGGCGGCAATTGTTTTTTATCTTCCGGAGGGGCGAGAGTTCCCGGATAAGCAACCAAAACCCCTCCCATTGGGGCGAATTCAGCGACAGCGTTTACCGGCGAGGGCACGTCGCAGTAATATGTTTTGTGTGCGGGCGGTGAGGGACATTTGCACATTTTGTTAAACAAAGTCGCCAACTGTCTCGCTGTTGGTTTGGCAAAATGGTATTTTTTAAGCATACATATCTCCTTTGTTTAATTTAGTTCACTCCTAAGTAAACATCTAGATGTCCTTGACTGTATCACTATGTAACTTCTATAATTAAATTTTACCATTATATAAAAATATTTGAAATTATGGAGACCGATTTATGAATATATAATTAAGATTTGTATATTAAACTCAAAAATCAAATAGTGTCAATGCAAAATTAGACGAAGGACACGCTTCATTAAAAGAGAAGTGCTCTGCCTTTTTCGAGAAAACTCATAACAATAAATTATCAGAATTACCAGAACTTCCACTATTGTTTATCAGGCCTAATCCCAGCATAGATGCTACCAAGTGCCAACTCATTGATAAAGTATAAAATACTGCAAAAAGGGACTATGTGTTTCTTACTTTTTTTCATTTGATGAGCAGTAATCAACAAAATGTCCTGTATTCCTATATGCAGTAGAACGATTTAGTTTAGAAAAGCATAACCAAAAGCATAACCGAAAGCATAACCAAAAGCATAACCGAAAGCATAACCAAAAGCATAACCAAAAGCATGATCAAAAAAGAGAGACAGTTAAAACATGTAAGGTCGAACACTTTCCATTTTATTGTACCTGTTACTCAAATAATTCAGGCACATTCAGTATAAAAACTAACATTTGGCGTTTTGCTATTTAGTTCAACACAAGATAAAAATAACTTGTCGTTATAAAATTACTTGTTGTTATAAAATGGCTTATCGTTACATTTCTTCACATGTTGTTCAGCTCATCGGCCTTTGCCTGTGCTGCTTCCTCTGTTTCGAAGATCTCGGTTTCTAAGGAATAACAATATAGATACATTCCATTCACAACCCGTACAGTTCTGTATATAAGAGTGTACACGGGTTTATCCATGGCTTCTGCTTTCAGGTAGCTGATTTCATGCTCACCCCAATTTACCAATATATATTCTAAGCCACCTATTACTATTGTTTCAGGAAATTCTACACCATCAACTACCTGTTTTCCGACTGAAAAATTCAAGTCTTTATATAGTAATATAGAGCGAACAAACACTTTCGGGAGCTTCGATTCTTTGTCCTTATCTGAAAAATATGACATATTCACTTTCTCATCTGCATAGTCAGAAAAACTTGCATTTCGAGATGCATATTCATATACTGATTATATAATTGTACAACGTTTCCATCAATTTCGATATGAGTTGTCATAGATTTCAGCCTCGTGAGTATATAGACCGGCCTATACATCAGTTGGTAAAAATATATAAAAACTTAAGTTACTTAGTATTCAATAAAATTGGAATTTTTTCAGCAGCGGATACCAGCATGGTAGTATCATTACGAATCAAAGATATCGTTATCGCGCCTTCTATCATTAATTGAAGAATTAAGCTTAGTTCTCTCGCTTTTTCTGATGAAAATCCACTATCAACCAATTTCTGATAATATGTATCCGTCCACAGATCATAGACTTCAATACAGGTTTTTCGTAAAGACTCACTTATCGAGACCGTCTCTAAGGCTAGCAAATTGATAGAGAAACAATTTTCGTGATCTTTTTCATTGAATTTCTGTGCTATATCCAGAATAAATTCCTCGATGGATTGAATAGGATTGCTGTTCTTTGATAATTCTTCTTCTATATAGTGTTGAATTGTATCTCCTATCAATTTTATAGTAGCTGTCACTAATTCCTCTTTTC
Coding sequences within:
- a CDS encoding LmrA/YxaF family transcription factor; this translates as MTATIKLIGDTIQHYIEEELSKNSNPIQSIEEFILDIAQKFNEKDHENCFSINLLALETVSISESLRKTCIEVYDLWTDTYYQKLVDSGFSSEKARELSLILQLMIEGAITISLIRNDTTMLVSAAEKIPILLNTK
- a CDS encoding C69 family dipeptidase produces the protein MCTSLMAGKKATCDGTILLSRNEDYTRNNWNKYMIFRPFPEYYNKQDDNAAVSDNVWTLGNGLKVPVPQKMYRYNAMPDAAGYEEATYAIGRRFFFEERGINERNVAISATNSLTINDNASGADPLLASGGIAESVIPTLLLPQVESAKEAVKLLGRYVEKYGASEVNGILIGDPDESWYFEIGSCHHWIAVKIPEDSYLVVANGMRVHSVDLDNEDVLHSKKLFKFVCEHKLLEAPDRHNFNFAEAFGIPGDPYNVDRIWLAQKILTPSLKQKSRECQYPLFLKPDKKIHVRDVMNVLRATYKGTELEGIAERPIGVDRTAESHIMVLDPKMPQELKGLIWQVVSTPMGAPYIPLYSVMDDIPHGFSLEGNQYSPLSAYWSFRGLYSLCEVNHDEYRFLVEKLWRDYEEQSFREYEPIRETLMKIYASDPAAAIDFAKRYSTGIAYQTVGIANKERDLLMTKITSDTQ
- a CDS encoding agmatine deiminase family protein, which gives rise to MLKKYHFAKPTARQLATLFNKMCKCPSPPAHKTYYCDVPSPVNAVAEFAPMGGVLVAYPGTLAPPEDKKQLPPSGPRSFGVPNELIIRMQQLDSKGAPVRIFVMCDDETQLPLIIKSLEETAKSLKIAFDPNLVHLVPWDTDTYWTRDYGPWWIKNKKTGCFAIAKHIYTSLGGGSVGMIEGAEEVDPREGSGIFRPNDDAGATKFSDWLNAPIRKWNNAGWNGKKLPPIQTHDWYFTGLLNVGGNYMVTGDGIIASSYLVATQNELPVDSEEQVTNPDATTVEKRMEYIMDQCNRFLGAKKYLVLTDPTGTYIGHIDCWGKFLAPNKVLIAQSQDKKTNEAFDGISDFFKQEGFEVFRVMCQDIYVPIADTPSTTAAYTNSLILNEHVYVPIAGGEYTKFDDEALNVYRKALPGYEVVGIPGKPEFPWLGTDALHCRTMGVPREVVDNWLKSQTQPLI
- a CDS encoding DNA double-strand break repair nuclease NurA, with translation MTLEPVHMHKISELAKKIDCSFESEEVKTASDIYSLLEELSLDGKVILKAIDRLFRGIVRTQLMAQGEDPYPLTYACDSGSTNPRTYDSGLFVDFCHCGLASTPTNLDIQRFRTIVCAAYSSSQRVSMQGSAIWETFDEGFGRAKLVTIAPDELKRKASDMVHSFAMYLAESEHILFMKDRIKPESFFIMDGPIYPKQLMYWMVLDDEDVRVRQNTDARKILQNYIDIMDHFLKNRQPVIGFVKNPIDMQIMDSVRKKGNALDLPWMLDSQFFKNLLSLEKVDKASGHGGRNSNNNGKNGKHNGSKNDYITYTNWFLQPNRFYEKLLNGTSPLAAADPLQQKLRHDFPPEDYALCFFMLYVPYKDVVFKVEAPYGLVKDDFLRMQMTKKVLFDLSLYGFPLTLTKADHLAKIRKVEREEIDKFFENMNPDTTYNDTRWGKIE
- a CDS encoding pentapeptide repeat-containing protein, whose translation is MTGLENPYLSVTVAISGIIISIIALHYNRKQTFAAEKSINIAQEGLKNGLIEQLRGAVDQLGNEKLEIRLGGIYALERISNESEKDYWPIMEILTAYVRENSSAEISEVPEVRKISPDIQAILTIIGRRKYSFHKGEDKRLELQGTCLQNADLIEAHLEGINFEGAHLEGTNFEEAHLEGAKLKKAYIGEAKFKKAHLEKANLIEVYMKKTSLVEVHLEGAHLNEAHLVEETNLMNAHLEGAYLMNAHLEGTTLGKAHLEGARLSGAHLEGAYLNEAYLEGANLINAHLEGANLINAHLEEADLSGTHLEETYLNGANLEKACLIETHLEGAKLYGVNLEGAYLNEANLKGAELNDAHIDGADLRGTLNFTLDQLSKVKTLYGATLSEDLCRLLEEKYPEKYQSLIKKSY
- a CDS encoding phosphatidylserine decarboxylase family protein, which encodes MEKTNTAQYRIGEWLPSDQKILNDWLADLIDEVDAEKKPFHPVIQELQELIESDAEIYALVTMMFAQVPKKYEHSVYGKQVRDYKHFLDLLNAIMTKSPTYNDTGCVGFPINAILDWAMGTEGGFAAFLNDKLNAQFKKVLNHWGTFLKSVDSNYVLVEDNNPIKGTKKRRTKQYYWLSDKAMVAMMNMMRQGNPLLRPDEHEKARLEFIETFECDPEKPHYGFACWDDFFTREFRDGKRPTAGEGDDSIIVNACESAPYKIAQGDKEVQLRTKFWIKGQPYSLAHMFDGDERTEQFVGGSVYQAFLSARSYHRWNSPVSGRIVKTKVIDGTYYSETPTEGYDPVAPNDSQGYISEVATRALIFIEADNPKIGLMCFMPIGMAEVSSCDIQVYEGQKVTKGQPIGTFHFGGSTYCLFFRKGVNIEFDLPKDNPPGLNSYNLFVNSKLAIVK